A single window of Balaenoptera ricei isolate mBalRic1 chromosome 15, mBalRic1.hap2, whole genome shotgun sequence DNA harbors:
- the IL21R gene encoding interleukin-21 receptor — translation MLCGWAAPLLLLMLQGACGCSDLVCYTDYIQTVTCILETWALHPGTLTLTWQDSYGELEDEVTSCSLCWSTHNATHVEYTCHMDVFQFMADDVFSVNMTDQTGNHSQECGSFVLAKSIKPSPPFNVTVTFSGQYNISWSSNYSFYTLKGKLQYELRYRKLGDPWALSPGKKLISVDSRSVSLLPLEFHKGSSYELQVRAGPQPGSSFQGTWSEWSDPVIFHTQPEEIKGDLYPQLLPILVLVCPILVFLGLKIHLPWRLWKKVWVQVPSPEPFFQPLYMGHSGDFKKWVGTPFTASSLELRSWSPGVPLSLEMHSQCPPQTAAKGLVPTELPEPPDLVEADGVLEPGSWGPARSTAGSLGSSAHSQERDRPYGLVSIDTVTVVDAEGLCAWPCTCGDDGYPALNLDTGLEPGPGTEGSLLGTGATVLSCGFVSASGPAGPGGPLGSLLDRIKLYLKDEEGWAPGPPWDGGSPRGVSDSEAGSPPAGLDMDTFDSGFADSDCGSPVEHDFSSPRDEGPPRSYLRQWVVTAPPPAGPGPQVS, via the exons ATGCTCTGCGGCTGGGCTGCCCCTTTGCTCCTGCTGATGCTCCAGGGGG CCTGCGGCTGCTCAGACCTCGTCTGCTACACCGATTACATCCAGACGGTCACCTGCATCCTGGAGACATGGGCCCTGCACCCTGGCACGCTCACCCTCACCTG GCAAGACTCATATGGAGAACTGGAGGACGAGGTCACCTCCTGCAGCCTCTGCTGGTCCACCCACAACGCCACGCATGTGGAGTACACGTGCCACATGGATGTGTTCCAATTCATGGCCGACGACGTTTTCAGTGTCAACATGACAGACCAGACCGGCAACCACTCCCAGGAGTGCGGCAGCTTCGTCCTGGCTAAAAGCA TCAAGCCATCTCCCCCTTTCAACGTGACCGTGACCTTCTCCGGACAATATAACATCTCCTGGAGCTCCAATTACAGTTTCTACACGCTGAAGGGCAAACTTCAGTATGAGCTGCGGTACAGGAAGCTTGGAGACCCCTGGGCTCTG AGTCCAGGGAAAAAGCTGATCTCAGTGGATTCGAGAAgcgtctctctcctccccttggaGTTCCACAAAGGCTCAAGCTACGAGCTGCAGGTGCGGGCAGGACCCCAGCCTGGCTCCTCCTTCCAGGGGACCTGGAGCGAGTGGAGTGACCCAGTCATCTTTCACACCCAGCCAGAAG AGATAAAGGGAGACTTGTACCCTCAACTGCTTCCCATCCTGGTCCTCGTATGCCCCATCCTTGTCTTCTTAGGCCTGAAGATCCACCTGCCTTGGAG GCTATGGAAaaaggtgtgggtgcaggtgccCAGCCCAGAGCCCTTCTTCCAGCCCCTGTACATGGGCCACAGCGGAGACTTCAAG AAATGGGTGGGCACCCCTTTCACTGCCTCCAGCCTGGAGCTGAGATCCTGGAGCCCAGGGGTGCCCTTGTCCCTGGAGATGCACAGCCAGTGCCCACCGCAGACTGCAGCCAAGGGGCTGGTGCCCACAGAGCTGCCGGAGCCCCCAGACCTGGTGGAAGCCGACGGGGTGCTTGAGCCGGGCTCCTGGGGCCCAGCCCGCTCCACCGCCGGCAGCTTGGGCAGCTCAGCTCACAGCCAGGAGAGGGACCGGCCGTACGGCCTGGTATCCATCGACACGGTGACCGTGGTGGACGCAGAGGGGCTGTGCGCCTGGCCTTGCACCTGCGGGGATGACGGCTACCCAGCCCTGAACCTGGACACCGGCCTGGAGCCTGGTCCGGGCACGGAGGGCTCGCTCCTGGGCACAGGGGCCACTGTCCTATCCTGTGGCTTCGTCTCAGCCAGTGGCCCTGCCGGGCCGGGGGGCCCCCTGGGCAGCCTCCTTGACAGGATAAAGCTGTACCTCAAGGATGAAGAGGGTTGGGCCCCCGGGCCGCCCTGGGATGGCGGGTCGCCCCGAGGGGTGTCGGACAGCGAGGCAGGTTCGCCCCCAGCTGGCCTGGACATGGACACGTTTGACAGCGGCTTCGCGGACTCTGACTGCGGCAGCCCCGTGGAGCATGACTTCAGTAGCCCCAGGGACGAAGGGCCCCCCAGGAGCTACCTCCGCCAGTGGGTGGTCACAGCCCCTCCACCTGCAGGGCCTGGGCCCCAGGTCAGCTAG